The genomic stretch AACCTTTTGGAGTAATTTCTGCTTTTGTTAAACTAATTCCTTGACAAGATTTAATGGGATAAATAAAAAGATTTATTATTTTCATCTTTAGTTTTATGGTTAATAATTAGTGATTAAAATTTCGTTAATTTCTCCTCTTTTTTCTGCTTTACTATTAATAAAACGAGGAGCTTTTATTCTTTTTATATTATAGTTACTATAAGCCTCATCAAAAAATTGATCGAGCATATCTTCATTAGTAGGATCAGAATTACTTAACATTAATTTAGCTCCTTTTTTATCTAATATTTTAAAAAATTGTGCTAATCTTAATTGTTCATTATCATCAAAATTATTGTTATTATAACTATTAAAATTAGAGGTTTTATTTAAAGGACGATAAGGCGGATCAAAATAGACAAAAGTTTGCTCATTTACCTCTTTTTTACAATCCTGAAAGTCTCCTTGTCTAATGTCAGTTTTTTGCAAAATTTTACTTAAATTAATCAGATTTGATTGATCGAATATATGAGGATTTTTATGTTTACCAAAAGGCACATTAAATAATCCTTTCCTATTTACTCGAAATAACCCATTAAAACAAGTTTTATTCAAAAAAATTAATTCCGCAGTTCTTATTAACCATTGTTTATCATAGTTTTTATAGTTAATAATTTGTTTTTCTTGGTTAAATTTATCTCTTATTTTATAAAAATATTGAGTTTTTTCTATATCGTTAAATCTTAGATACTTAGTTTCTAATTTATCTAAAATATCAATTAAATCATCTACATTAATTTTAATAGTTTGATAAGCTAATACCAATTCAGGATTTACGTCATAGAGTAAAAATTTTTGAATATCATAATGTTGGGCAATATATAAAAAAACAGCACCACCACCGACAAAACCCTCGATATATTTATTTATTTGACCATTAATTAACTCTTGAGGAAATCGATCACATATTTGATTTAGTATTTTTGTTTTTCCCCCAGCCCATTTTAAAAAAGGTTTAACTAATTTATCTTGATTTTTCATTAATTTATTCAAAAATTTCAGGCCACAAATCTACTATTTTTAATTGCCATTGGGGAAGTAATTCAGGAATAGTTAAAGTATCTTGATCTGTTAATATTTCTACCTCTTTATTTACTCTAAAAATTTTGATAATATGTTCATCAGGATCAATTAAGATTGCGACTTTTACTCCAAAATCTAAAAAGTTTTTTAGTTTATTTTCTAGTTTACTAATTCGATCGAATGATTTTATTTCTACGACTAAATCAGGTATAACTTGAGCATAACTACGAGGACTTATCTTCAATTTTTCTGCCTTAACAAATGCGACATCAGGAGCTAATAAATCTCCATTAGGCATAATAAAACCTGCGGATGATCCTGTTACTCTGCCTAGTTTACGAGAATTAACCCAGTTTCTTAAATTACTACTAAAGTTAGTCCCTACTTCTTCAGAAAAAAAATCTGATGGACTCATAATAATAATTTCTCCCTCTTTCAGTTCATATTTAAAATTGGGATTTTGCTGTTGTATTTTATCAACATCTTCGATCGTTAGTTTCATAATTTTTTCTTTGTTTCTGGGAAAAAATAGGGCTAAAAACTAAATTTTTTTTACCGAGCTATTTCTAAAGATTTAGATGTGTAATTATTGACTATTTCTCTAAATGAATCCCCGTCGATGGTTTCTTTTTCTATTAATAAATCTACTAACATATCAATTACAGGGCGATTTTCTTGAATAATTTGTTTAGCATTTTGATAACATTGAAAAACGATCGATCGAATTTGTTTATCAATTTTTTCAGCTATTTCTTGAGAATAATCAGAACGATTAACGGAGTCATTTCCTAAGAAAATAGGCTGATTATCGTCTTCTAAGGCAATAGGGCCTAAATCAGACATTCCAAATTTTGTCACCATTTGACGGGTTAAAGATGTCACTCTTTCGATGTCATTTCCTGCACCAGTAGTTATTTCTGCTTCTCCAAAAATTACATCTTCGGCCGCCCGTCCACCGAGTAATCCTGTAATACGGGCGAATAATTGAGTTCTGGAAACTAAGCCCTGTTCTTCATCAGGAGTAAACCATGTTAAGCCTCTGGCTTGTCCTCTGGGAATTAAAGTTACTTTTTCCACGGGATCATGACCTTTTGTTAATGTCCCGACAATACCATGACCAATTTCATGATAGGCGATTAGTCTTTTACTTTTGCCGTCAACTAGAGGTGTGCCTTCCATTCCTGCAATTACTCGATCGATGGCGGCATCAATTTCTGCCATGGTGATGGCTTCTTTTCTTCGTCTGACGGTTAAAATGGCTGCTTCATTGAGTAAGTTAGCTAAATCTGCCCCTGAAAATCCAGGGGTACGTTGGGCTATGGTTTCTAAAGATACTTGGGGATCAATTTTTTTATTAGCACCATGTACTTCAAGAATACCTAAGCGTCCTTTCATATCAGGATAATCCACAATAACTTGTCGATCGAACCTTCCCGGGCGTAATAAGGCACTATCCAAGACATCAGGACGATTAGTTGCCGCAATAACAATAATGCCCGTATTGCCCTCAAAACCATCCATTTCCGTAAGCAATTGGTTGAGGGTTTGTTCTCTCTCGTCATTACCTCCACCAATTCCAGCACCTCTTTGTCGTCCCACAGCATCAATTTCATCAATAAAAACAAGACAAGGTGCATTTTCTTTAGCTTTACGAAATAAATCTCGCACTCTTGAAGCACCAACTCCTACGAACATCTCTACAAATTCAGACCCAGAAATACTAAAAAAGGGAACTTGTGCTTCACCGGCGATCGCTTTAGCTAAAAGGGTTTTACCTGTACCGGGAGGACCTACTAATAAAACGCCTCTGGGAATTTTAGCACCAACGGCAGTAAATTTATCGGGAGTTTTCAGAAAAATAACTACTTCCTGTAATTCTTCTTTCGCTTCTTCGATACCTGCCACATCTTTAAATTCAACTCCAGTGGCTGCTTCCATTTGAAATCTTGCTCGAGATTTGCCGAAATTCATTGCTCCGGCGGCGGTACTAGCAGAGCGTTTAATTAAGAGAAATAAGCCAAAAATCAATAAAAGTAATAATCCTATCTGCATTAAATTGATCACGGCGGCACTACTAGCGGCGGAAGATTCTACGGCAAAATCAATTTTTTTTGACCTAATTTTGGCGATTAATTCGGGATTTTGATTAAATAGCTTAACTTGTTCCGCTTTATTGTCTGTTTCTTTCTTTAAATACACATTAGCGATATTGGTGGCAGGATCGATCGTAATTTTGCGAACTTCTCCTGTTTCAATACTTCTAAGTAAATCTGAGTAGTTGAATGATTCTTTTTTCTGTTGTGCCAAAGCTATGTTACCTACGAATAAAGTTTGTAACAACAACAAACTACTCGCCATAATACGAAGCATTTTGGGCGATTTTGTGAATTTACTGGGACTTAATTTACGATGATAACTGTGCATTGGTGATGATCTTTCAAATAACTAACTCTTTTATAACAAATCTGGAAAAACAATGAACAATAAACGGTTATAAATCAGTGTTTATTATCTGTTGATAAACCTCAATTAATTGTTTTGCGATGTGATCCCATGTATAATTTTCTAGGATAAATTTTCTAGCTCGATCGCGTGACAGTGTTATTTCTCGATCGTCTATTAATCTTAGAGAATCCTGATTTTTGAGAGCTTTTTCGATCGTTATAGCAATTTTATCTATATCTAAATCCGTCACATAACCTAGATTATTTTCTTTGATTACTTCCGATAAAGCAACTTCAGGGGTAATAATTACTGATAATCCTGCTTCTAGGGCTTCTAAAACAGCGATACCAAAATTTTCTGAGTAGGAAGTCAAAGCAAATAAATCTGAACCTTGTAACAAGAGATTTTTAAATTCTCCTTCTACAAATCCAACCCAATAAGTTTTATCATTGATATTTTCTTTTTCTATTAATAATTTAATTTTTTTTTCATATTCAATATCACCAACTCCGGCAATTATAAAGCGATAATCATAATCAATTTTTGCCAATGCAGATATAAGAAACTCTAAACCTTTTTTTTCGTGAATTCTGGATAAAAATAAAATTATTGATGTGTTATCAGAAATATTAAATTTTTGACGTAATTTTTTTTGAGCAAAAAGGATTAAATTAGTAGAATTAATTCCTAAAGGAATCACAAAACTATTTATTTTTAATCCTAGGTTTTTAACTTCTTGTTGTTCTTGAAAAGCAGTACAATGAACAAAATTACTACCTTCTAAATTAGTTTTTTCTACTAAGTCAAAATAGATTTGTTTTTTCTTTGCCTTTTGTGTCAAAGACCAACTACATAATTGTCCTAATGGTCTAACAATATAAGGAATTTTTTTTAATCTAGCAATTATCATTGCGATAGTAGAAGTATAAGAAAAAATAGCATGAACATGGATTAAATCATATTTATTAATATTTTCAAATAACCAAATTGTTAAGTCCAAAGAAAAAGCAAATTCTCGAATAAAGTTAATATTAGGCGAAAAACGATGAAAAAAAATAACAGGAACTTTCTTATAGATTACTTTCTGTTTTAATGGCACATCTAATAAATTATCTCCATGATCATTAGTCGTCACAATTTCTACTTCAATCTCATTATCTTGTAATGCTTTTACCATTTCTAAAACTGCTTTACTAGGGCCACCTCTTACAAACGAAACGGAAGGAATAACATGGAGAATTTTCATAAATAGATGTTACCAATTGATAATTGAGAATTGTACATTGCTCATGATTCATTGTTGAAAGCAGTTTTCATTTCTTTAAACCACAGAAGTGCATTCTTCTTTACGACTTTGCGAGAGATAAAAAATGTAGTTTATTTATGGGAAAAGCTGTGTAATTTGTACCTTATAAAATAAAATTAATAACCATAAATTTAATCCTATTGGGAAGAAAAATATTTTAATTAATTTGTTGTAACCAATGATCTAAAATCATTAAACTCCAACGACGATACCATAATTTTAAATTAATATCTTTCGGTAAATTAAGAGAGGAAAAATAGTCTTTCCATTCATTATCTATCCACCGTTGAAAAGGAAAAGTAAAACCCCGTTTCGGGCGATTTACAACCCATTGGGGTAACTCAGGAATAGCATTAATTAATAATTGTTTTTTTTGTGCTAATCGTAAGTTACTTGTAATATTAGATATTTTTTCTAATAAAACTCGATCGACTAATGGTACTCTTAATTCTAATCCGTGAGCCATACTCATTACATCACTATCCCGTAAAAGTTGATTACGCATATAACGGGTAATTTCTAAGTAGCTAACTTCATCTTCTAAAGTTGCTTGAGAAATCAATGAAGGTTTTTCTCTTTCTATTACTCGATCGTTACCTAAATAATAATTTAAAATAGTTATGGCTTCCTGATGGGCAAATATTCCTCGAAAACATTGATAAGCAGAGAATGTTGAAGAATTTGAACCTAAAAAATCTCCTAAACGAAGATAACGGGGATCTTTAAAATTACTTAGAATATAAGCTGACAATCGTTTTAAATAGCTTAATTTATCTATTTTTTGCCCTATTTTAATCATCTGGGGGATTTTTTGAAATGAACTATAACCGCCAAATAACTCATCTCCCCCTAACCCTGATAATACAACTTTAGTTCGATCGTTATTAGCTACTTGAGAAACACAAAAAGTATTAAACCCATCGATGGTAGGTTGATCAATGGCTTGTAAAAAATTTGGTAATATTTTTTTTGCGATGGATGAAGTTATTTTATATTCATGATGTTTACTATCAAATTTTTGGGCAATTTTACTAGCTAAATCACCCTCGTTATATTCTTCTTCAGTAAAGGCGATGGAATAAGTATTAATTGTACCTGTTTGAATGGTTCTTGCTAAAGCTAATAATGAAGTAGAATCAATGCCTCCACTCAAAAAAATTCCCACAGGTACATCACTAACAAAATGATGTTTAATAGAGTCAATTAATGCTTGACGGACTATTTCTTGAGCTTCTGAAGGTGAGGTTATTTCTGATTTAAACTCAATATTCCAATAAGATTCTTTGTGTAAATTTCCCGATCGCCACTGTAACCAATGCCCTGCCTCTAAGCATTTGATTCCTTCTATCATGGTATAAGGTTCAGCAACACTACCCCTAGTTAAATAACTATATATTCCTTCAACAGAAATGTTTTTACTTGGTAATTTCGTTCCTAAAATAGCTTTTAATTCTGAGGCGAAAATTAAATTACTACCATCTTGCCAATAATATAAAGGTTTTATCCCTAAAGGATCACGGGCTATAAAACAGGTTTTTTCCTGATTATCCCAAATAGCAAAGGCAAACATTCCGCGCAAATAATGAAGACAATCTTTTCCCTTGTTTTTATATAATTTTAAAATTACTTCTGTATCGGTGTGAGATTTAAAAGTTTCTCCCTGTTTTTGTAACTGCGATCGTAGTTCCTGAAAGTTATAAATTTCTCCATTAAAAGTAATCCAATAACGTTGATTTTCCATCGTCATGGGTTGATGTCCTGCACTACTGAGATCTAAAATGGAAAGGCGAGTATGGGCTAATGCAACATTTTTTTCAGGAGAAATATAAATACCTTGATCATCGGGGCCACGATGTATTAAACTCGATCGAACTTTTGTAATTAAATTTTCTATCGATCGACTTAAGGTATATTCTGTTAAAATGCCACCAATTCCACACATAGCAATTAATTAAGATTGTTTAATTGATTTAATGTAAACACTATCAGCAATATACTTTAATGAGGGTATTACTTGACTTAAACTTCTTAAAGTTTCAGAAATTCTAACAACTATTCTATATTTCTGATGTAATAAATTCAGATCTGATTTTTGAATACCCAAACCAAAAAAACCATCAATATCAATTTGAGACTCTCCTATCTCCTTCGTAAAACAATCATTCAACTCTTTTATTCCCCAGTATCTAACATCAAAACTTTCTCCTTCTTTAAAACCTCTTTTAATTTGATGTTGTAAAGAGCGAATACCCCAACGGTTAGGCATTTGAATTAAACTTTGACCATTTACTTTTAACACTCGATTAATTTCTGTTAGAGTTTGTTTAGCGTCATTTTTACTAAAATGTTGAATGACACTATAACAAAAAACTTGATCAAATATTGATTCTTTAAAAGGTAAATAACGAGCATCTCCCACAACAAATTTAATATTTAAGCCTAATTTTTGAGCAATTCGTTGTCCGGCTAAAACAGCGCCTAAAGATGGATCGATTCCAATACAAATATATTTTTTTTGACTACCACTAATACACCATCTTCCCCAACTACAACCAATATCAAGTAATTGTTTTTGTTCTCCATCCACTTTTGGTAATCTTAGGTTAGGGATAGGATAGTGAGTTAACGTGCCGATACTATCCTTATAAAGAATACCATTCGTAGCGGCTATCAAAAATTGCACGATCGGATCTACTACAAAATCTTTTAGCTCTTTTTTTGATCCAATATGTTGTCTAAGGCGCTCTTTTTCTTGATCACTTATACCTAAAGTGTTAATAAAATAAGGATCTTCATCTTCATTATTATTAAAACTTTTTAAGGAGTGATGAGCTAATTCTATGGTCTGTTTTACATTATCTAATAGCATAATGGGAATGCCATTAATAATTGGATAGTGATGACCTGATTTTGATACTAAGCAATTATTAGAATAGCGAAGTTCTGTCTTATCTTGAGGGCAAACTAAATTTTCTAAATACCAATTTTCAAGCATTTTATCGCTAGTTTTTAATTGAATAACAGTCGATCGTAAATAAATGATATTGCCTAAAAGATTTTCGATTTTATATTCACCACTCAACAAAATTAAATTTTATCAAGGATTTTGTCAATAATCTAACCGTTATTTTAAGTTAAGACTAAAAGACTAGAGAGATTATTTGTCAGAATCTAACTCAAACATAATTCTCGAAAATGATCTCCTCGATGTTCAAAACTACGATATTGATCAAAACTAGCACAAGCGGGAGAAAGTAATACTACTTTGGCTTTTTTTTCTTGGGCTAATTGTTTTCCTCTAAATACAGCTTTTTCCATGTCATTTACTATTTCATAGTCTTTAAAACCCTGAATTTTTAATTTTTCAGCAAATAAAGAAGCCGCATCTCCAATTAACAACACAGAAGCACATTTCTCTTTAATTTTTGTTATCCATGCCGTATCATCTCCTTCTTTTGCTTCTCCTCCGGCTATCAAAATAACAGGAGATTCCACCGAATCTAAACCAACTTCTGCCGCATCATAATTAGTCGCTTTGCTGTCGTTAATATAGGCAACTCCGTTAATAGTGGTAATTAATTCTAAACGATGAACTACACCCGTAAATGATGATATAGTCTCAGCGATCGCACTTTTACTAACACCTGCTAATCTAGCGGCGGCAGTAGCCATTAAAACATTTTGTAAGTTGTGTTTCCCTACCATTTTAAACAGAGAAATTGGTGCAATTAACTCTTTAAAAGCAACTATCCAAGAGTCTTCTAAATAAACTCCTTTTTCAATATTTCCTAATAAATAATCTTTGCCTCTAACACTCGTCCAATAAGTATTTTTCCAGTCTAAATTTAAGCCAAAATTATATAAATATGGATCATCTCCATTTAAGATTTTACTTTGAGAACGTTGCAATAAACTAGCCTTAATAGCATGATAATTTTCTAAGGTTTTATGTCTTGCTAAATGATCTGGAGTA from Geminocystis sp. NIES-3709 encodes the following:
- a CDS encoding Dam family site-specific DNA-(adenine-N6)-methyltransferase, coding for MKNQDKLVKPFLKWAGGKTKILNQICDRFPQELINGQINKYIEGFVGGGAVFLYIAQHYDIQKFLLYDVNPELVLAYQTIKINVDDLIDILDKLETKYLRFNDIEKTQYFYKIRDKFNQEKQIINYKNYDKQWLIRTAELIFLNKTCFNGLFRVNRKGLFNVPFGKHKNPHIFDQSNLINLSKILQKTDIRQGDFQDCKKEVNEQTFVYFDPPYRPLNKTSNFNSYNNNNFDDNEQLRLAQFFKILDKKGAKLMLSNSDPTNEDMLDQFFDEAYSNYNIKRIKAPRFINSKAEKRGEINEILITNY
- a CDS encoding Uma2 family endonuclease; the protein is MKLTIEDVDKIQQQNPNFKYELKEGEIIIMSPSDFFSEEVGTNFSSNLRNWVNSRKLGRVTGSSAGFIMPNGDLLAPDVAFVKAEKLKISPRSYAQVIPDLVVEIKSFDRISKLENKLKNFLDFGVKVAILIDPDEHIIKIFRVNKEVEILTDQDTLTIPELLPQWQLKIVDLWPEIFE
- the ftsH gene encoding ATP-dependent zinc metalloprotease FtsH, coding for MLRIMASSLLLLQTLFVGNIALAQQKKESFNYSDLLRSIETGEVRKITIDPATNIANVYLKKETDNKAEQVKLFNQNPELIAKIRSKKIDFAVESSAASSAAVINLMQIGLLLLLIFGLFLLIKRSASTAAGAMNFGKSRARFQMEAATGVEFKDVAGIEEAKEELQEVVIFLKTPDKFTAVGAKIPRGVLLVGPPGTGKTLLAKAIAGEAQVPFFSISGSEFVEMFVGVGASRVRDLFRKAKENAPCLVFIDEIDAVGRQRGAGIGGGNDEREQTLNQLLTEMDGFEGNTGIIVIAATNRPDVLDSALLRPGRFDRQVIVDYPDMKGRLGILEVHGANKKIDPQVSLETIAQRTPGFSGADLANLLNEAAILTVRRRKEAITMAEIDAAIDRVIAGMEGTPLVDGKSKRLIAYHEIGHGIVGTLTKGHDPVEKVTLIPRGQARGLTWFTPDEEQGLVSRTQLFARITGLLGGRAAEDVIFGEAEITTGAGNDIERVTSLTRQMVTKFGMSDLGPIALEDDNQPIFLGNDSVNRSDYSQEIAEKIDKQIRSIVFQCYQNAKQIIQENRPVIDMLVDLLIEKETIDGDSFREIVNNYTSKSLEIAR
- a CDS encoding glycosyltransferase; protein product: MKILHVIPSVSFVRGGPSKAVLEMVKALQDNEIEVEIVTTNDHGDNLLDVPLKQKVIYKKVPVIFFHRFSPNINFIREFAFSLDLTIWLFENINKYDLIHVHAIFSYTSTIAMIIARLKKIPYIVRPLGQLCSWSLTQKAKKKQIYFDLVEKTNLEGSNFVHCTAFQEQQEVKNLGLKINSFVIPLGINSTNLILFAQKKLRQKFNISDNTSIILFLSRIHEKKGLEFLISALAKIDYDYRFIIAGVGDIEYEKKIKLLIEKENINDKTYWVGFVEGEFKNLLLQGSDLFALTSYSENFGIAVLEALEAGLSVIITPEVALSEVIKENNLGYVTDLDIDKIAITIEKALKNQDSLRLIDDREITLSRDRARKFILENYTWDHIAKQLIEVYQQIINTDL
- the asnB gene encoding asparagine synthase (glutamine-hydrolyzing), which produces MCGIGGILTEYTLSRSIENLITKVRSSLIHRGPDDQGIYISPEKNVALAHTRLSILDLSSAGHQPMTMENQRYWITFNGEIYNFQELRSQLQKQGETFKSHTDTEVILKLYKNKGKDCLHYLRGMFAFAIWDNQEKTCFIARDPLGIKPLYYWQDGSNLIFASELKAILGTKLPSKNISVEGIYSYLTRGSVAEPYTMIEGIKCLEAGHWLQWRSGNLHKESYWNIEFKSEITSPSEAQEIVRQALIDSIKHHFVSDVPVGIFLSGGIDSTSLLALARTIQTGTINTYSIAFTEEEYNEGDLASKIAQKFDSKHHEYKITSSIAKKILPNFLQAIDQPTIDGFNTFCVSQVANNDRTKVVLSGLGGDELFGGYSSFQKIPQMIKIGQKIDKLSYLKRLSAYILSNFKDPRYLRLGDFLGSNSSTFSAYQCFRGIFAHQEAITILNYYLGNDRVIEREKPSLISQATLEDEVSYLEITRYMRNQLLRDSDVMSMAHGLELRVPLVDRVLLEKISNITSNLRLAQKKQLLINAIPELPQWVVNRPKRGFTFPFQRWIDNEWKDYFSSLNLPKDINLKLWYRRWSLMILDHWLQQIN
- a CDS encoding methyltransferase domain-containing protein, translating into MLSGEYKIENLLGNIIYLRSTVIQLKTSDKMLENWYLENLVCPQDKTELRYSNNCLVSKSGHHYPIINGIPIMLLDNVKQTIELAHHSLKSFNNNEDEDPYFINTLGISDQEKERLRQHIGSKKELKDFVVDPIVQFLIAATNGILYKDSIGTLTHYPIPNLRLPKVDGEQKQLLDIGCSWGRWCISGSQKKYICIGIDPSLGAVLAGQRIAQKLGLNIKFVVGDARYLPFKESIFDQVFCYSVIQHFSKNDAKQTLTEINRVLKVNGQSLIQMPNRWGIRSLQHQIKRGFKEGESFDVRYWGIKELNDCFTKEIGESQIDIDGFFGLGIQKSDLNLLHQKYRIVVRISETLRSLSQVIPSLKYIADSVYIKSIKQS
- the murD gene encoding UDP-N-acetylmuramoyl-L-alanine--D-glutamate ligase; protein product: MGKVNIIGLGKSGIAAARVLKQENNHVTIYDCSKSESLEKIKDNLAQENIIVKLGENLPLNNENKPDLIVVSPGVPWDIPLLVTARQQGIKTIGEMELAWQYLKSSPWIGITGTNGKTTTTALIEAMLKAGGIKTSACGNIGYAACELALSAFKNPPEWVVAEISSYQIESSIDLSPKIGVWTTFTPDHLARHKTLENYHAIKASLLQRSQSKILNGDDPYLYNFGLNLDWKNTYWTSVRGKDYLLGNIEKGVYLEDSWIVAFKELIAPISLFKMVGKHNLQNVLMATAAARLAGVSKSAIAETISSFTGVVHRLELITTINGVAYINDSKATNYDAAEVGLDSVESPVILIAGGEAKEGDDTAWITKIKEKCASVLLIGDAASLFAEKLKIQGFKDYEIVNDMEKAVFRGKQLAQEKKAKVVLLSPACASFDQYRSFEHRGDHFRELCLS